In Crassostrea angulata isolate pt1a10 chromosome 6, ASM2561291v2, whole genome shotgun sequence, a genomic segment contains:
- the LOC128189017 gene encoding putative ankyrin repeat protein RF_0381 — protein sequence MEFDVSPLKEAIDKKDEDTPTTALNLIKNGENINALHKSGGGFLHYVALKYNGYKDAPWLIPVVFQLSNYGIDCNLRDREGNTALHIACRKPNTYQLVEALIQIGVDQTIPNTAGEEVGDTTTDPLNKTVLKLFYPGLWVAIEKGHSEETILRLIASWVKLDDHRKGKSLLNMGQLLLAEHLMNTIDANIANNEFVHCAMSKDKQKLKKAIKKRGVDVNTRNAAFYDLEGTIVPLPILGCLALLYEITPMKMLIKHGADVNITVDESAADPEPLYYYVLKNCFACDAAYDMLEVLFEKADISLVQPFAVDIVNSVYEKALPLTMVKNLMDKGLDMFTRDENGYSLRDRIFLKYHRASKEIMREKLAFVDELLINIAIRGDKDFLLGLALDSYDFDVTEDRKGRSLLQVVVKKEDGALSQFVEGLPKIQSKIRQLHTAVERGNLLEVKRLITADLSKSRDKGGRGLLHKAVLFERRFVIKYLLKEFPKMVHVEDYGGRQPLHWATCLEERDIERMLIDAGSSMSARDKKGRTPRTYRDVAAEIRKIIEKEKSRDYGLDIFLLRKYLEMADAIKNNDLAALEKSRNSIYADIKLSDLMKLMFPIKPKPIDLLCLCIKLKTERCGKYLLSQGWSWEIKYVENENDNPIPLEKAVQLRNLQGLVVYIEYQKQKLLEKEEEIRLSKLKNKTLEKEEKKESKQKKEENEDSKEKKD from the exons ATGGAGTTTGATGTATCTCCCTTGAAAGAGGCCATTGACAAAAAAGATGAAGATACGCCTACCACAGCACTTAATCTGATAAAAAACGGAGAAAACATCAACGCTCTTCACAAAAGCGGCGGCGGGTTTCTTCATTACGTTGCTTTAAAGTATAATGGTTATAAAGATGCACCGTGGCTCATCCCAGTAGTTTTTCAGTTGTCGAATTACGGGATTGACTGCAACCTCAGAGACAGGGAGGGGAATACCGCACTTCATATTGCATGCCGGAAGCCAAACACTTACCAACTTGTAGAAGCTCTAATTCAAATTGGTGTGGATCAGACGATACCTAACACAGCCGGCGAGGAGGTCGGGGATACCACCACTGACCCCTTGAACAAAACTGTGTTGAAACTTTTCTATCCGGGTTTGTGGGTTGCGATCGAAAAAGGCCATTCCGAGGAGACGATTTTACGACTCATAGCATCATGGGTAAAACTGGACGACCACCGCAAGGGCAAAAGTCTCCTCAACATGGGGCAGTTACTTCTTGCAGAACATCTCATGAACACCATTGATGCCAATATTGCAAATAATGAATTTGTGCATTGTGCGATGTCAAAGgataaacaaaaattgaagAAGGCCATTAAAAAGCGGGGAGTGGATGTGAACACGAGAAATGCAGCTTTCTACGACTTGGAGGGAACTATTGTTCCTCTGCCGATCCTAGGGTGCCTTGCCCTTCTTTACGAGATCACCCCAatgaaaatgttgataaaacatgGAGCAGACGTCAATATTACTGTTGACGAGAGTGCGGCAGACCCCGAGCCCCTGTACTATTACGTACTAAAGAACTGCTTCGCATGTGATGCAGCTTACGACATGCTAGAGGTTCTTTTTGAAAAGGCGGACATCTCGTTGGTGCAACCGTTTGCTGTGGACATCGTCAATTCAGTTTACGAAAAAGCGTTACCCCTTACAATGGTCAAGAACCTCATGGACAAGGGACTAGATATGTTTACTCGTGATGAAAACGGTTACAGTTTACGGGACCGAATTTTTCTTAAGTACCACAGAGCAAGCAAAGAAATTATGAGAGAAAAACTGGCTTTCGTCGACGAACTTCTGATAAACATCGCCATTAGAGGTGACAAGGACTTTCTCCTGGGTCTGGCTCTGGACAGCTACGACTTTGACGTCACAGAAGACAGGAAAGGCCGATCTCTGCTGCAAGTTGTTGTCAAAAAAGAAGACGGCGCATTAAGTCAATTTGTAGAGGGACTTCccaaaatacag TCGAAGATTCGTCAACTCCACACAGCTGTAGAAAGAGGAAACCTGCTGGAGGTTAAGAGATTAATCACCGCAGATTTATCCAAATCTCGAGACAAGGGCGGACGGGGACTCCTTCATAAAGCTGTGCTTTTTGAGCGTCGATTTGTCATCAAGTACTTGTTGAAAGAGTTTCCTAAAATGGTCCATGTCGAGGATTAC GGTGGAAGACAACCACTACACTGGGCTACCTGTCTGGAAGAAAGAGACATAGAGAGGATGCTGATAGACGCAGGATCCAGCATGTCTGCTCGTGATaaa AAAGGTCGAACACCGAGGACTTACAGAGATGTAGCAGCCGAAATCAGAAAAATCATCGAGAAAGAGAAGTCCAGGGACTATGGACTAGACATCTTTCTACTGAGAAAGTATCTCGAGATGGCTGATGCGATCAAAAACAACGATTTGGCGGCCCTGGAAAAGAGTCGCAACAGCATCTATGCAGATATCAAGCTGAGCGATTTGATGAAGCTCATGTTCCCAATCAAACCAAAGCCCATTGATTTACTGTGTCTGTGTATAAAACTTAAAACCGAAAGGTGTGGGAAATACCTGTTGAGCCAGGGATGGTCGTGGGAAATTAAG tatgTGGAAAATGAAAACGACAATCCAATTCCTCTGGAGAAAGCAGTTCAGCTGAGAAATCTACAAGGCCTGGTGGTGTACATCGAATATCAG